The following proteins come from a genomic window of Bacteroidota bacterium:
- a CDS encoding peptidyl-prolyl cis-trans isomerase, with translation MLEYWKNVNNIPSFHHSIIPLLVFLLSSCGNNSSNFKEKPLARVGDSYLFPSDIKEAALSGEKDSAEKVKKFINEWIHEKLLLQKAENNLTEDKKKFDKMVEDYRKSLITYQYESELVKQKLDTLVSDEEIANYYEKNKSNFELKDNIIKVIYVKVSKKAPKMDKVKEWYKATDAKSKDLLNSYCFQYAANFYLDENNWLLFDDVLKEIPIKMYDKEQFLQNNRIIETQDSAYNYFMNIKGFMTKNSTSPLSFEKENIRNIILNKRKVDLIKKMREDIYNEAVQNKSFDIF, from the coding sequence ATGTTGGAATACTGGAAGAATGTGAATAATATTCCATCATTCCATCATTCCATCATTCCTCTTTTGGTTTTTCTTCTCTCTTCCTGCGGAAATAATTCTTCTAACTTCAAAGAAAAGCCGCTTGCGCGCGTTGGTGATTCGTATCTTTTTCCTTCCGATATAAAAGAAGCGGCACTCAGCGGAGAAAAAGACAGCGCGGAGAAAGTTAAAAAGTTCATCAATGAATGGATTCACGAAAAACTTTTGCTTCAGAAAGCGGAGAACAACCTCACTGAAGACAAAAAAAAGTTTGACAAGATGGTGGAGGACTACCGCAAATCGCTCATCACCTATCAATACGAAAGCGAACTGGTGAAGCAGAAGTTGGATACCCTTGTGAGCGATGAAGAGATTGCAAACTATTATGAAAAAAATAAAAGTAACTTTGAGTTGAAAGACAATATTATCAAAGTGATTTACGTTAAGGTGAGCAAGAAAGCGCCCAAGATGGACAAAGTGAAAGAATGGTATAAAGCTACCGATGCAAAGAGCAAAGATTTGCTGAACAGTTATTGTTTTCAGTATGCTGCCAATTTTTACCTGGATGAAAACAACTGGCTGCTGTTTGATGATGTGCTCAAGGAAATTCCAATCAAGATGTATGATAAGGAACAATTCCTTCAGAATAACCGCATCATTGAAACGCAGGATTCCGCCTACAATTATTTTATGAATATAAAAGGATTCATGACCAAGAACAGCACGTCTCCGCTTTCGTTTGAGAAAGAAAATATCAGGAACATTATTTTAAATAAACGGAAAGTGGATTTGATTAAAAAAATGCGTGAGGATATTTACAACGAAGCCGTGCAGAATAAATCATTCGACATATTTTAG